A genomic stretch from Terriglobales bacterium includes:
- a CDS encoding glucose 1-dehydrogenase, with the protein MAYPQLDLTGKTAVVIGGTSGIGLALTRALALAGADVAPTARRSKEVEAAAEEVRKAGRRSLAISSDVTDAVSMEKVLAAAKKEFGGVDILVNCAGRTKRTPTLEVSDEEWNGIMETNLTGMMRACRIFGRHMIERRWGRIINIGSLSSFVGLHEVAAYVASKAAVLGLTKALAIEWAKFGVCVNCIAPGVFRTPLNTGLLDSDRGREFLVRTPMGRFGKVEELGGAAVFLASDAASFVTGTAIIVDGGFLASGVNQ; encoded by the coding sequence ATGGCGTATCCGCAGCTTGACCTGACCGGGAAGACGGCGGTGGTAATTGGCGGCACCAGCGGCATCGGGCTGGCGCTCACGCGCGCGCTGGCGCTGGCGGGCGCCGACGTGGCGCCGACCGCGCGCCGCAGCAAGGAAGTGGAGGCTGCGGCGGAGGAAGTGCGCAAAGCCGGACGGCGGTCACTGGCAATTTCCTCCGACGTGACCGATGCCGTAAGCATGGAGAAAGTGCTGGCGGCGGCGAAGAAGGAGTTCGGCGGCGTGGACATCCTGGTGAATTGCGCCGGACGCACCAAGCGCACGCCCACCCTGGAAGTGAGCGACGAAGAGTGGAATGGCATCATGGAAACGAACCTGACCGGCATGATGCGCGCGTGCCGCATCTTCGGCCGGCACATGATTGAACGCCGCTGGGGACGGATTATCAACATCGGGTCGCTGTCATCGTTTGTCGGGCTGCACGAGGTGGCGGCGTACGTCGCCAGCAAAGCGGCGGTGCTGGGACTGACCAAGGCGCTGGCCATCGAGTGGGCGAAATTTGGCGTGTGCGTGAACTGCATTGCGCCGGGAGTTTTTCGCACCCCGCTCAACACCGGACTGCTCGACAGCGACCGCGGACGCGAGTTCCTGGTGCGAACGCCAATGGGCCGCTTCGGAAAAGTTGAAGAACTGGGCGGCGCGGCCGTCTTCCTGGCCTCTGACGCGGCGAGTTTTGTGACCGGGACGGCGATCATTGTCGACGGCGGATTTTTGGCGAGCGGGGTCAATCAGTAG